One Bythopirellula goksoeyrii genomic window, CAAGCAGACTGGTGTCGGCGTGTTTGTGCTGAGTTATCTCCTTGAGTGACGATGAATCTACATTACCCGCGAGCAATTGCTCCAGGGCGTCGGCAAGTAGTGCAGCATTCTCAGGTCGATCTTCCGGTTTCTTTTCCAGCATTGCATCGACTAGATCTGAAAACTCGCTGGGAAAACCCGGTACAAGTACTTCCAACCGAGGGGGTACACTTTCGAGATGCTGATCAAAGATTTCGACAAAAGTTGATCCATCAAAGGGGACACGACCGGCAACCATTTCAAACATGATGCAGCCTAAGGCATAAATATCTAAGCGGCCATCAATGTGTTCTTCGGCTGTGATTTGCTCGGGAGGCATGTAGCGCCAGGTCCCCACGGTTTGGCCCGAGGTCGTAAGTCGCGAGTTGTTTAGATCCCGGGCCAAGCCCAAATCACCAAGCTTTACTAATCCATCTTCGGAGAGATAGAGATTTGCTGGCTTGAGATCGCGATGAACACAACCAATTTGATGAGCATGGCTTAGTGCCCGGCTGACCTGCAAACCAACCTCGGCAGCCTCACGCCAAGGTATGCTGACGCGGGCAACCAACACGTCTTTGAGTGTGCCACAGTCAACCAGTTCCATCGCACAGTAGATACTGTCCTCGTGAAGACCTGCATCGAACACATGCACGATGTTTTCATGGTCGAGTTTCTTGAGCAGGGCAATTTCGCGGACAAAGCGATTCTGCACCTCTGGCTCCAACTGCTTGGTGCCGTGCAAGAGCTTGATCGCGACCCGTTGGCCCGTATCCTGATGGGTCCCCTCGTAGACAGCTCCAAATCCCCCTTTGCCTAGGCATCGGCCAAGTGAGTAGGGGCCGACAAACTCCTCAGAGGTGGAGGCATTTTCTTTGCGTTTGGCATTTTGAGAGATCATTGGTAATCAACTCGCCGTTGGTGAATATGCCGCCTATTGCAGACAGGCATTCTAGCAGCAGTTAGGCAAGCCCCAACAGAGGGATGGAAGAAAATGTCGAATACCCAGTGAACAATGACTAATTTGCTACTCGTACTGCCCTAGATTAGGCTAGTACTATGGGTACCAAATGGGCGGAAATAGAGTCCTCTGAAGAACTGGCGCGAGATTTTGCGCGGAGAGTGCTGACTGAGCGGATGACTGTCGTAGAGTCGCTGTTGCCGCTGGCGGCACATCACTATCGCGAAGACACCGAACATGTCCACCAGTTGCGGGTCGGTTGCCGCCGAGCTTCTGCAGCTTTACGGGCATTTGAGCCGCTTTTCTCAGCTAAGCCCAAGTCTCTGAGGAAGTGGCTCAAGAAGATTCGCAACGCAGCAGGACCAGCCCGGGACATTGACGTGCTGCTGGAGCGATTTTACTCCGAGGACCCTCAGGACTCGGTGACAGCCTATGCCTGCGAGCGTCTCGAATACGAACGGCATGAGGTGCAGGACAAGCTCGTCCAAGTGGCGTCCAAGGCCTCGCGAGGCAAGTTGGTCGAGAGCGTAGAAAAGTGCCTGCGCTTCCTGGCGGTGATTCCTGATTCCAGTGGGGAGATCGATTGTCGTGAAATGGGGAGCGTAGCAATGCGCGTGGCAAGCAATGCTTTTTTGCCCCTTGCGGATCTTGCCAATCCGACACTCACCGAGTTGCATCAACTGCGGATCACGGGCAAACGACTGCGATATTCCATAGAGATCTTTCACGACGCATTCCCAAATGAGTTGCGCAACGATGTGTATCCGGTCATTACAAATCTGCAAGATCGGCTTGGTGAGATCAACGATCGCGCAACTGCCCAAGTTCTGTTTCAATCGTGGCTCGCACCCATGGAAGCAAGTGCCCTGGCAGCCGACCTGGCACGCCGTATCGTATCAGAGCATGAACAGGCGATGCAGCTCAATAAGCGATTCTCGAAATGGTGGACAGAGAAGCGGGTAGCGAAGCTGGAGAAGCAGCTGGAAAAGTTCAGCGAAGAGGACGATACCCTCCGCTAAGCCGCAAGCGCCTTGCAGCTCAGCGGGACTTCCACCATATGCCAAGCGTTGCCAGGAACAGAATCCATTCCGTGGCGAAAAAATACCAAGTGGGGTTCGTGATTCCGCCGTACAGTAGCAAGCTGATCGTGCGCATCATGGCAAGGCTGGCATGAACAATCAGACACGTTAGCAGTGAAGCGGACACAAAGTCTGGACGCACCAGCGGTAATAGAAACACTATCCCTAGCGCAAGTTGTAAGCCGCCGTAGACCGTGAAGTACTCGCTTTGGCCGGAACCGGGGCGGAGGTCAAAGCCGATTGATGTAGCAGTCTTAGCGGGCTGTAGTGAGCACCAAGCAGAAAGCAGAAGGTAGAGAATGCCGACGATAGCGAGGTAGATGCGTGCCATTTGGGAGTTGCCGGTTGTTATGTGCTGGGCTTTGGTCAATTATTAGAAAACCCCGACAGGAGAACGAATCTCCCGCCGGGGTTTTTGGGTTGTCAAAGGTATTGAGGAGAAGTTGAGCTAGTCGGGGTCGAGGACGACCCGGCTCGCTACTAACGACTTTCTCAATACATGTCGTCCATGCCGGGGCCGGCTGCGGCCTTCTTGTCCTTCTTGGGAGCCTCGGCAATCAAGGCATCCGAGGTTAGGAGCAAGGTCGAGACGCTGGCTGCGTTTTGCAGTGCGGTCCGGGTTACCTTGGTGGGGTCGATGACTCCGGCTTTGACCATGTCTTCGTAAACATCGGTCGCGGCGTTGTAGCCATTATTCCCCTTGGCTTCGGAAACCTTCTCGCAGACGATCCCACCATCTTGGCCGGCATTGGCTGCAATCGCAGTTAGCGGAGCACGGCAGGCACGCAGGACAATGTTGTAACCAACCTTTTGGTCGTGGCTAATATCACCGGGCTTCACCGAAGTGCTGGCCCGAAGGATTGCAACGCCACCACCGGGGAGAATGCCTTCTTCCACTGCAGCGCGGGTGGCGTGCAGGGCGTCTTCGACGCGGGCTTTCTTCTCTTTCATTTCGCTCTCGGTTGCGGCACCGACGTTGACCTTGGCCACGCCGCCGGCGAGTTTCGCCAGACGCTCTTCGAGCTTTTCCTTGTCGTAGTCACTGGAAGTATTGTCGATCTCACGGCGGATCTGCTCGATCCGGCCCTTGATCGCATCGCTCTTGCCAGCACCTTCGATCAGCGTGGTGTTGTCCTTGCCGACGATGACCTTCTTGGCACGACCGAGTTCCTTGAGGCCGATGCCTTCGAGCTTGATGCCCAGGTCTTCGAAGATTGCCTGACCACCGGTGAGGATAGCAATGTCTTCGAGCATCGCCTTGCGACGATCGCCGAAGCCAGGAGCTTTCACTGCACACACGTTGAACGTGCCACGCAAGCGGTTGATGACCAAGGTCGCGAGGGCTTCCCCTTCGATGTCTTCGGCGACGATCAACAACGGCTTGCCACTGTTGACGACGGCTTCAAGACAAGGAACCAAGTCCTTGACGTTGGTGATTTTCTTTTCGTGAACGAGCACGTAACAATCTTCCAGCACACACTCCATGCTGGCAGTATCGGTCACGAAGTATGGGGAGAGATAGCCACGGTCGAACTGCATGCCCTCGACCCATTCGACTTCGGTGGCGAGGCTCTTGCCTTCGTCGACGGTGATGACGCCGTCTTTGCCGACCTTTTCCATGGCCTTGGCGAGCATGTCGCCGATCTCGCGATCACCATTGGAGGCAACCGTACCGACCTGGGCCATTTCTTCGGAAGTCTTAATTTTGACGGCCATCTTCTTGAGTTCGGCGGTGATATCTTCGACCGCTTTCTCGATACCCTGCTTCATCTGCACGGGATTCACACCAGCCACAACAGCCTTGAGACCTTCGTTGAAAATGGCTTCGGCGAGAACGGTCGCGGTGGTAGTGCCATCGCCGGCGACATCACTCGTCTTGCTGGCGACTTCCTTGACCATTTGGGCACCCATGTTTTCGTAGGTATCCTCAAGTTCCACTTCCTTAGCAACGGTCACACCGTCTTTGGTGACGGTCGGTGATCCGAAGGATTTTTGAAGGATGACGTTGCGACCTTTAGGGCCGAGAGTAATTTTGACCGCGCGGGCCAGTTTGCCGACGCCGCGACGCATGGCATCGCGGGCTTCTTGATCAAAGGCGATCATTTTGGCCATGGTATGTTTCCTTTGTTTGTAGGTTGGTAGTTTGTTAGCCGCGACCAAACTTGGTCGCAGGGTCCCGGCGATCAAGTCTGATCGCGGTTAGGGTCAATGGGTTGGTCAGTCGATGACCGCGAGGATGTCGCTTTCGCTCATGAGGAGGAATTCCTCGTCGTCGATCGAGATGGTCTCGGGGGCGTAGCTGGTGAACAACACGCGGTCCCCTTTCTTGACTTGCATTTCGCCGCGACTGCCGTCGTCGAGCAACTTGCCCGTACCGATGGCGATAATGGTGCCGCGGGAAGGTTTGTCCTTGGCGCTGTCAGGAAGATAGATGCCGCCGCCTGTGACTTCCTGGGATTCATCACGGGAGACGACGACCTTGTCGCCGAGGGGTTGCAGGGTGACTTTGCTCTTCTTCTTGGTGGCGGTTGCTGCCATGTTGAAAGTACTCCGGTTTGTGAATTGAATAGTTGGAAAGTTGGTTGTATTGATTTCTAAAACCTGGGCGCAGAACGCCTCCTAAGGCTGCAGGTCGTAATTGCAACCAGCGCGCCAAAGCCAGTGTTTGTCGTAAGCGCTTATATATCAAAGCATTATGACAAAAGGCACTCTTGTCGCAGTCCTGCCATTTTTGGCGAAGTCTGCTTTGCGAGGCCGATTGAGGAGGTTTGCTGCTGCCATTTTGGCAGAAGCCTCGCCCCTCAATAATGCGGGGGCTTTTCGTGGGGAAGGTCTTCCCCCGTGCGATCGAGGAGCCCCTGTGCTAGGTTGGCCAACTTCGTTAACTCTCTTCGCTGACGCTCCAATTCGGCCTGCTGCAGAAGAATGACTTCGTTTAGTTCGTCAAGCTGCCGTTGCTGGAAGGTGAGTCTTTCTTCCAAGGTAACAAGCGTTGGGATTTTTTGTGAATCTTCAGCCATGGAGTTCAACGTAGGCTAGCGAGTATCGGTAAGCAAGGGTGCGATTTGACGGATTCCACCTCATACGGAGATAATCGATGTTA contains:
- a CDS encoding serine/threonine protein kinase, whose translation is MISQNAKRKENASTSEEFVGPYSLGRCLGKGGFGAVYEGTHQDTGQRVAIKLLHGTKQLEPEVQNRFVREIALLKKLDHENIVHVFDAGLHEDSIYCAMELVDCGTLKDVLVARVSIPWREAAEVGLQVSRALSHAHQIGCVHRDLKPANLYLSEDGLVKLGDLGLARDLNNSRLTTSGQTVGTWRYMPPEQITAEEHIDGRLDIYALGCIMFEMVAGRVPFDGSTFVEIFDQHLESVPPRLEVLVPGFPSEFSDLVDAMLEKKPEDRPENAALLADALEQLLAGNVDSSSLKEITQHKHADTSLLENVSPNLTQRLHSGPIAGAKKPNWRVLIGFLVVVAIIIAIVLALK
- a CDS encoding CHAD domain-containing protein — protein: MGTKWAEIESSEELARDFARRVLTERMTVVESLLPLAAHHYREDTEHVHQLRVGCRRASAALRAFEPLFSAKPKSLRKWLKKIRNAAGPARDIDVLLERFYSEDPQDSVTAYACERLEYERHEVQDKLVQVASKASRGKLVESVEKCLRFLAVIPDSSGEIDCREMGSVAMRVASNAFLPLADLANPTLTELHQLRITGKRLRYSIEIFHDAFPNELRNDVYPVITNLQDRLGEINDRATAQVLFQSWLAPMEASALAADLARRIVSEHEQAMQLNKRFSKWWTEKRVAKLEKQLEKFSEEDDTLR
- a CDS encoding DUF4345 family protein, yielding MARIYLAIVGILYLLLSAWCSLQPAKTATSIGFDLRPGSGQSEYFTVYGGLQLALGIVFLLPLVRPDFVSASLLTCLIVHASLAMMRTISLLLYGGITNPTWYFFATEWILFLATLGIWWKSR
- the groL gene encoding chaperonin GroEL (60 kDa chaperone family; promotes refolding of misfolded polypeptides especially under stressful conditions; forms two stacked rings of heptamers to form a barrel-shaped 14mer; ends can be capped by GroES; misfolded proteins enter the barrel where they are refolded when GroES binds), whose protein sequence is MAKMIAFDQEARDAMRRGVGKLARAVKITLGPKGRNVILQKSFGSPTVTKDGVTVAKEVELEDTYENMGAQMVKEVASKTSDVAGDGTTTATVLAEAIFNEGLKAVVAGVNPVQMKQGIEKAVEDITAELKKMAVKIKTSEEMAQVGTVASNGDREIGDMLAKAMEKVGKDGVITVDEGKSLATEVEWVEGMQFDRGYLSPYFVTDTASMECVLEDCYVLVHEKKITNVKDLVPCLEAVVNSGKPLLIVAEDIEGEALATLVINRLRGTFNVCAVKAPGFGDRRKAMLEDIAILTGGQAIFEDLGIKLEGIGLKELGRAKKVIVGKDNTTLIEGAGKSDAIKGRIEQIRREIDNTSSDYDKEKLEERLAKLAGGVAKVNVGAATESEMKEKKARVEDALHATRAAVEEGILPGGGVAILRASTSVKPGDISHDQKVGYNIVLRACRAPLTAIAANAGQDGGIVCEKVSEAKGNNGYNAATDVYEDMVKAGVIDPTKVTRTALQNAASVSTLLLTSDALIAEAPKKDKKAAAGPGMDDMY
- a CDS encoding co-chaperone GroES, which gives rise to MAATATKKKSKVTLQPLGDKVVVSRDESQEVTGGGIYLPDSAKDKPSRGTIIAIGTGKLLDDGSRGEMQVKKGDRVLFTSYAPETISIDDEEFLLMSESDILAVID
- a CDS encoding SlyX family protein, with the translated sequence MAEDSQKIPTLVTLEERLTFQQRQLDELNEVILLQQAELERQRRELTKLANLAQGLLDRTGEDLPHEKPPHY